The Primulina eburnea isolate SZY01 chromosome 13, ASM2296580v1, whole genome shotgun sequence genome includes a region encoding these proteins:
- the LOC140809938 gene encoding cyclic dof factor 1-like, producing the protein MLEVMKKDPEIKLFGKTICLPPDMIVSDFTEPDVLDQKQGFSATPNSQDSEDVSEGKLTRSKQEGDLNNPTKVAFVETDKDSISPKTPKKIEPSESNVSQEKTLGKPDKVLPCPRCNSMETKFCYYNNYNVGQPRHFCKKCQRYWTAGGTMRSVPVGSGRRKTKNASIANYCHIMVSDALQNGVQFPSLKPNGILVFGSDRPFAESVSSFVNPAERSLSCGGSEFFCQSSGSSCTTSNSMVKGSDTDIQEPCFAQISWQGPLNSPQWIQNSTAASVPPCFPVTFYPAPPYFGCTLPSSWNVPLDYPPPSSGYSGISTSSSISTLGKRSRDGTVLKPSNLENKEFSEIKTADTRVLIPKTLRIDDPNEAANSSIWSTLGIKNLRIDSTNGESLFKSFQSNGDSNRNINNSALVLQSNPAALLRSLNFRESAKCD; encoded by the exons ATGTTGGAAGTGATGAAAAAAGATCCTGAAATCAAGCTTTTTGGGAAGACCATTTGTTTGCCTCCTGACATGATTGTTTCTGATTTTACAGAGCCTGATGTTCTTGACCAGAAACAGGGCTTTTCGGCGACACCAAATTCACAAGACAGCGAA GATGTCTCAGAAGGAAAATTAACCAGGAGTAAACAAGAGGGGGATTTAAACAATCCAACTAAAGTAGCTTTTGTAGAGACAGACAAAGACTCAATATCCCCGAAAACTCCCAAAAAAATTGAACCAAGTGAGAGTAACGTCTCTCAAGAAAAGACACTGGGTAAGCCCGATAAAGTACTTCCGTGCCCCCGGTGTAATAGCATGGAGACGAAGTTTTGTTACTACAACAACTACAATGTTGGCCAACCTCGACATTTTTGCAAGAAATGTCAGCGATATTGGACTGCTGGAGGAACAATGAGGAGCGTGCCGGTGGGTTCAGGTAGACGCAAAACAAAAAATGCTTCTATTGCTAATTATTGTCATATCATGGTCTCAGATGCCCTCCAAAATGGGGTGCAGTTCCCTTCTTTGAAACCAAATGGTATCCTCGTCTTTGGATCAGACAGACCGTTTGCTGAATCTGTTTCCTCGTTTGTGAATCCTGCGGAAAGGTCTCTAAGTTGTGGCGGAAGTGAGTTTTTCTGTCAGTCAAGCGGATCTTCTTGTACAACATCTAATTCGATGGTGAAGGGAAGTGATACTGACATTCAGGAACCGTGTTTTGCTCAGATCTCTTGGCAGGGTCCGTTGAATTCTCCACAGTGGATTCAAAACTCAACGGCTGCATCCGTCCCTCCTTGTTTTCCAGTAACTTTTTACCCAGCTCCACCATATTTTGGCTGCACCTTACCAAGTTCTTGGAACGTGCCATTAGATTACCCTCCACCTTCTTCTGGCTACTCCGGAATTAGCACAAGCTCGAGCATTTCAACTCTGGGGAAGCGTTCAAGAGATGGGACAGTTCTTAAACCATCGAACTTGGAAAACAAGGAGTTTTCAGAGATAAAAACCGCAGATACACGTGTGCTGATTCCCAAGACCCTGAGGATTGATGATCCAAACGAAGCTGCAAATAGCTCTATATGGTCAACACTGGGCATCAAGAATCTAAGAATCGATTCAACCAACGGGGAGAGTTTATTCAAGTCCTTTCAGTCAAACGGGGACAGTAACCGTAATATAAATAATTCGGCCCTGGTGTTGCAATCAAATCCTGCTGCCTTGTTGCGATCGTTAAACTTCCGCGAGAGTGCCAAATGCGACTAA